A single genomic interval of Juglans regia cultivar Chandler chromosome 1, Walnut 2.0, whole genome shotgun sequence harbors:
- the LOC109021005 gene encoding probable pectinesterase/pectinesterase inhibitor 51 gives MATTHQRKSTKLVHKSSSNTFLFSKPSTLLVISMACIFFVSLVLFLSLSSASHHQHNSRTHPGANKPSPDAPSSISPAIRQGCKATRFPSTCETSLTQSNHVPPNPTPLQLIQSAIWVSSQNLHTAQSMVKSILDSSAGNANRTTAAKNCLESLRISEYRISRTTEDALPHGRIKDARTWMSASLLYQQDCWSALKYANDTQMVNSTMSFLDSLVGLTSNALSMVFSYGIFGNETGSWAPPKTERDGFWEGGAGSGSDFRGGFPSKLMADATVCKDGSGGCYKTVQEAVNAAPDNAGERKFVIHIREGVYEETVRIPLEKKNVVFLGDGMGKTVITGSLNVGQPGISTYNTATVGVLGDGFMASGLTIENKAGPDAHQAVAFKSDSDLSIIENCEFLGNQDTLYARSLRQFYKSCRIQGNVDFIFGNSASVFQDCQILVCPRQVNPAKGEKNAVTAHGRTDPAQSTGFVFQNCLINGTEEYMVLFHNNPKVHHNYLGRPWKLYSRTVFIHCNLEVLITPEGWMPWDGDFALKTLYYGEFGNSGSGSNLSKRVTWSSQIPTEHILTYSVENFIQGDEWIPSSH, from the exons ATGGCCACTACTCATCAAAGAAAATCCACAAAACTTGTCCATAAAAGCAGCTCCAACACCTTCCTGTTTTCTAAGCCATCCACACTTCTTGTAATTTCCATGGCCTGCATCTTCTTTGTCTCCCTtgtcctttttctttccctctcttCAGCCTCCCACCACCAACACAACTCCCGAACCCATCCCGGTGCCAACAAACCCAGTCCTGATGCTCCCTCCTCCATCTCTCCCGCGATCCGCCAGGGCTGCAAGGCCACTCGCTTCCCTAGCACATGCGAGACCTCTTTGACCCAATCCAACCACGTGCCCCCCAACCCCACCCCTCTCCAGCTCATCCAGTCCGCCATCTGGGTCTCCTCCCAGAACCTCCACACCGCCCAATCCATGGTCAAGTCCATCCTGGACTCCTCCGCGGGGAATGCGAACCGCACCACGGCCGCCAAAAACTGCCTGGAGTCCCTCAGAATCTCCGAGTACCGGATCTCTCGGACTACCGAAGACGCACTGCCACATGGCAGGATCAAGGATGCGAGGACCTGGATGAGCGCCTCCTTGCTCTACCAACAAGATTGCTGGTCCGCGCTCAAGTACGCGAACGACACCCAGATGGTGAACTCGACGATGTCGTTTCTGGACTCGTTGGTTGGGCTCACGAGTAACGCGCTGAGCATGGTGTTTTCGTACGGCATTTTCGGGAACGAGACCGGGTCGTGGGCCCCGCCCAAGACCGAGCGGGACGGGTTCTGGGAGGGAGGTGCCGGCTCTGGGTCGGATTTCCGGGGCGGCTTCCCGTCGAAGCTAATGGCGGACGCGACCGTGTGTAAGGACGGAAGTGGCGGGTGCTACAAGACGGTGCAGGAGGCAGTGAACGCCGCACCTGATAACGCCGGGGAACGGAAGTTCGTGATACATATAAGGGAGGGAGTGTACGAGGAAACCGTCAGAATCCCGTTAGAGAAGAAGAACGTGGTGTTTTTAGGAGACGGGATGGGCAAAACGGTCATTACGGGGTCGTTGAACGTCGGCCAGCCTGGGATTTCGACATACAACACAGCCACAGTTG GTGTACTTGGTGATGGATTCATGGCCAGCGGCCTCACAATCGAGAACAAGGCCGGTCCTGATGCACACCAAGCAGTGGCCTTCAAATCAGATAGTGATCTATCCATTATTGAGAACTGTGAATTCTTAGGCAATCAAGATACACTCTATGCTCGCTCCCTCCGTCAATTCTACAAATCATGCCGCATCCAGGGAAATGTGGATTTCATTTTTGGAAACTCAGCATCAGTTTTTCAAGACTGCCAGATCTTAGTCTGCCCCCGGCAAGTAAATCCAGCAAAGGGCGAGAAAAATGCTGTCACTGCACATGGCAGAACCGACCCTGCACAATCCACAGGTTTTGTTTTTCAGAATTGCTTGATAAATGGCACCGAGGAATACATGGTACTGTTTCATAACAATCCCAAAGTACACCATAACTATTTAGGGAGGCCATGGAAGCTGTATTCAAGGACAGTTTTTATACACTGTAACTTAGAAGTTCTTATTACACCAGAAGGCTGGATGCCATGGGATGGCGATTTTGCTTTGAAAACACTCTATTATGGGGAATTTGGGAATTCTGGATCAGGCTCTAATTTGTCCAAGAGAGTAACCTGGAGTAGCCAGATCCCAACAGAGCACATACTCACATATTCCGTCGAGAATTTTATCCAAGGAGATGAGTGGATTCCATCTTCTCACTAA